Below is a window of Populus alba chromosome 2, ASM523922v2, whole genome shotgun sequence DNA.
aaaataTCTTGGCCAGATTTATGTCAACTGAAACTGAGGAAAACCCCCCTTCACGTTGCGCTTTCAAGGAAAGGAAGGGGGGGGAGCATCCCTCTTGAAGATAACCATGAATGCTTCACTCTGCTTGATGATTCTTATTGGACAACGTTCGAGAGCCTCCTTGTCACCGCCGCTCTGGCCAACCCAGTGAAAGATACAGGGACGTTGACGCCTGTGGTCCAGAATCAAAGGTTTCATAGTCGTATCACGCCCTAATTCTCTaacccaattaaaaattaagatctGGAAGGGATATGGTCACAGAGGAATCAAAGGAACAAGGCAACGTCCATTAATTTCACAATTTTCTTAGAGGGCAACGGGGAATACATCAATGCTGTTGAGGGGGGAATTAGCTGCAACCAAGATTGAAGAGTATGGGTCCTTGCAGGCAAACAAAAGTCTAGTGCTGGCAGTTTCACCGAGGTAGTATGAAAAATAGCATCGGAAATGTTGAGAATTTTTACAGGTACTATGTAGCCATTGGTGGTATACTGAGAGTTTTAATTGTACTTTATCTATAatacaaaatgattttaatttaattttaactaaatagaaaataccGGAGTGATCGTGTAAATTATCTCGATAAAATTCACTatctttgttatgatttttgtgCTCCGAGTCAAAGAAATAGTCTTCAATTATGTATGTGTAATCAATGtgatgttatcttttttttttttttttttttatttacgtgggtgtccgggccagcttgcgcgcaccacgactaatcccacggctcactgaacattcTGTAAACCCaatgaacatgtaaggcaccgcgggggtgacaggcgtgcacggtgaggtttgaacccaggatacagaaaaaagaaataagtcCTTTCAACCGCTGgatcaagacctcaagtgcaatgTGATGTTATCTTTATTGGTTCAGGTAGTGGTTCATTAGCTGATTTTTTCAGCCATgtgatgcaaataaataaataaataaataaaagtaaaaacttCATATGCtaggactaaattaaataattacttACATGAGCAGGTTTTGGTACATCTCATTTAAAAGTAGATGGCTATAGAGGCGCGAGGAatctagtggcattaaaaaacCTATTGGCATAAATGGCTGTTTAAAGAAACCTATTGGCATAAAGCAGGGGGCCTTACCGAGTAAAATCCTGAATAAAAGCAGCAACTTTATCAATTCACATACTGAGTTTATTTGCGGGTATTTAAGATTTCAACCACTAAACACTAGCTATGCTTCTCCTCGAGCctgttattgaataaaataaaataaaaaaagatatgtaaggttacatattaaaaatattataaaaataaatattttttaatttttaaaataagtttaaaatctatataaaatattaaaaaaaatataaatgaatcatattaatctcataaaaattaaacacgacaaatataattaaaaaataattattatttaaaaagagttGAATAAGTTAAAGAAATCACATAGAAGGAGTTAAACCTTAAACCGAACAAAGCACGTGGCCCATCAAGAAATGGCCCACAAGCGAGCCTATAAGATTAGACCAGCGCATGCGTGcacttgattgttttttaagctAGTGATATGAATGATATGTTGtctatttcaatttctttcaagaaaaaaatagataatgtatcatttaaattttttaaattttagccaTAAAAACTAaggttcatgtttttttttaatttaaaaactcatttttaatttattttttatctatgacACTTGAAAAATACTCTTGTAACCTTGTTAAATCAAtatataaccttaaaaaaacacaaacacctCAAAACACGAAATCAACCCTctcctaaaaaaatatgcaatcgGATGTTAATTTGAGCTTAAAATAgctaaattatacaaaataaaattttgaaaactacattgaaattttttaaaaacaataactcCTTCAATTCACATTAACACAATTCACATTAACATGTGAAATGATGAATACTTAGATTTAACGCTGATTTCGCTATTCAGGAAAGGTATTGGCTAGACCCCATCAAGAGGTCTGAATCGTTATCAACTTCTATTCCATATGATGACGTGTACATCGGGCATTTAACTACACTGTCCACTTCCTTTAATTCAATGTCAATAATTTATTTCACCACAATCTACCAATGATCATGGCCCAAAGCAAACTGGTACAGAGCTGAGCTCTAGAAAGGGTAGGCTTCTATTAAATAAAGCCGTTTTTAACTTACATAGGGATTAGAGAGTCATCGCAGCAGcagtgtttgttgttttttaaatttttttaatttataaaatttatttttaatattagcttctacacaaaatttaaaaaaagaagttccGTACAGACAAACGGGCTCTAATCCTGTGCACCCACGATGAAATAGTAAGAACAACTAGCTGGGTCCCATTTAGATACGGAAAGATAGATAACGGCACATCTACAATCAAAAAGTTGCAAGCATGGCCATGATTCACTGTCTCTGATCCTCGACAAGGTATGGATGGAATGGCGAAACCTTCCATTTTTGTTTCGCGAgagtatttaaattttttttaaaaaaaataactaaaaattatttttttttaatgttttatatattttttatgcaaaaaaaatattattttaatatattttaaaataaaaaataatttaaaaaaacaaccataaacaCCCTTTCAAATAATAGTGGCCCTTTTAAATAATAGTGGTGTGGATAACTTTTACATGTAtggattaaaaacataaatttaaaataactatattttaaagtttttttaaccaaatttttaaaaataaaaataaaacttgtacAAAACTACAATATACATTAATTAACCAAACCCTTCGAAATCTACAGTGAAAACCAAACGAAGCCTCACAATAATGATAGTTCTTTGACCTGGAGAGTCGAGATTTGTTAAGGGTTTTCTTCACCTAATAAATACCAAGCGTGGACACTTCTCCCATGGCAAAATTTCCAAATCCAAAGCGGGAGTTCACTTCTCATCTTCAAAATTCAGAGGGATTAGATTTGAAAAGCACAGAACCCATGCGTGGTGGCCAACACAGAGAGTGGAAAATTACCAAAGAGAAAGTATACATTTTCAGAAACCCTTTTTCCCACAAAGTCAGCAATACATTAATTAAACCAAGCTTAGAAGAAGGCCACGGGGACTTCTTAGAGGTCTAGTGACCTCACCGGTTTTTACATATATCTACATAGGTTAACAAAAAGAAGGAACCTCTCTATAGCTCTGACGGGCTAAATACTAACCTAGGGATAGATACGATGATAAACAAGCCAGGGATCCATATGTTACACGTTGGGAGGAGGATTTTCAAGTGCCAAGTATCTGTTAGCAGGACATGGAAACTCAGATCTCTATTTATCTCGGGGTCATTTGCAGACAGTCTTCAGTCTTTTTGCAGCCTGGACAAATCCCACAATGACCTGCAACTCGTCCATTTGCTGCACCAGCAAAAGATCATGTTCAGATTAATAAACTTCTGTTACAAACACTACAACTTCCAGAAAGAATGGGAAAATAAATTCTGAGAATTGAACCCCAGAACAATAGTGCTCCAGAAAAGTAAAAACTTGCTATCACTAGGTCCAAGAACCTATTTCAGGAATACGAGAAAAATGTCCATCGAATATGGTTACCGACTTCcatcttcttctgtttttaaaGCATCTGATTCTCAATCCcacaaaatacattttaaattgaTGATTACAAATGGAGATAAAAAATGAGGGGAAGGAACTACAAGAAAACCTGCATGAACTATGACAATTTTGAGAGTACCTGTGACATAAAATGCCTCTGAACAACATCAATTAGTTGCTCCTTGGATGGGTTGGGAATGGAATCAACCTAGAAAAATCGATGATGTTAATTATGCTGGCATGCTACAGAAAGAATTAACTTATTCGAGTTTCCCGCcggctaaaaaacaaaacttacaaGGTTAAAGTGTCGCCAATATCTCCACAGTGCAGCCACCTCCAACTTGCTGAGGTCAACCTTCTGCAGTGGAGACGAGatgctaaaaaatcatatactaGTACACATTTACGTactcatttctttttaaaattatgatcatggaaaaaaaaaggcaaaaaagtaaATAGGAGTACAGATTAAAGATCACATACTGTGGTCCCACGAGGTGTGGAAATAGAGCCCTTAGACTGCGAGTCACAAGAGAGAGACCTGCTCATGGTCTTGTGAGATGATCCTGTTGATTTGTGTGTCCGATTCCTTGATCTATGGGACTTTTGAGTGTCATCGGATGCTGGAAAATTAGAGATGACACAACCAGAATTAAAAAGATGGTGGACCCAgcaaaaagaagaggaaataaCACAAGGGAGCTTCTGGCAATAGTGAAAGTGAAAGTGAAAGTGGAAGACAGAATGGATCATATGTGCCAAACTTGACCACTTTCACCAATAAAACATACTGTTAAGAACCCACTGTTAGAGTATAAGCAAACATTTAATTACACCTGAAAGACTAAAGATTCC
It encodes the following:
- the LOC118028118 gene encoding uncharacterized protein isoform X2 codes for the protein MLETMESSVNGGVVGGFSHLQSCGDSSEEELSVLPRHTKVVVTGNNRTKSVLVGLQGVVKKAVGLGGWHWLVLTNGIEVKLQRNALSVIEAPTGNEEDDDLEFENVQWNGLDMASDDTQKSHRSRNRTHKSTGSSHKTMSRSLSCDSQSKGSISTPRGTTKVDLSKLEVAALWRYWRHFNLVDSIPNPSKEQLIDVVQRHFMSQQMDELQVIVGFVQAAKRLKTVCK